The Montipora foliosa isolate CH-2021 chromosome 1, ASM3666993v2, whole genome shotgun sequence DNA segment TATTCTCTTTTGGGCACCTGAAATACGCAAAGAGTCATTTGAGTAGCAAGTGTAATGTTCGAAGATTGCATTCCATGACACCGTTTGAAAAGAGTAGCAATTAGTAATCTAAGTCTAAATTGAAGCATCTCATGCTCAAGTTCAAAATTACTTCACACGACTTAGTATATTAGTATTCTTCATACGTAAATCGGAAAGCAGTTTTTATGAATTGGTGCGAAGAGGGTTCTTTGTTCTCCTCAATTGGAGGAAATGGTGTTGATTGCGTTGTTCGGGAAACTAGGTAACGGGTGTGGCGTTTGTAGATTGCATTACGTGGCACATTGCTTGCACTGTATTTTGTTTGAAAGAGTAGCACTTGGTAATCTTGTAATCTGAAGGATCTTAAGGTCAAGTTCAATTATATTTCGCACGAAAACTTAATTGCTTGGTGTCGACTGTTCTCGGTTCGTTGCGTAATATAGTGTTACCTGTGTTGTCAAAGTTCAGAAAGCTGAAATCTCATTGGGACAAACAGAACAAGGTTGAACaggaaaatttaaaacaacaCTGACTTCAAAAAAATGCATGTCAGACGTTTTACAGGGACAAAAAGATGGCTAGGAACAACTTCAGCGAGACCACTCATTGAGGGGAAATTGATTTATCCATAAATTCCGTGACATCCGGCCACAGGACAAACTTTTAGACAGACCAGAAGGAACTTCCAGTTTAAAGTGacaatcatcattatcattatttgttttgaaagataAGTACTTTAAATGTAAAATCAACAGTTTCCACGAAATCCGTGCAATCCAGCCAAAGTACAattttcttaaggacggtgcctactaattcgaaGGTATTTTTTCGCAGCATACATTTATGAAAAAATGTAGATCTTATCAAGGggtattgaaattcaaaaagaaaattggggataaccacgcattttttagagataatcaAGTCCAAGCAGGAAAAAAATAGAGACCTTTTTGGAAAATATGATCAAGTGATAATTTTATGTGCGCGTTTCCCAAATATTCCTGTAGATGTACACATAAGTAAATATAAACgcaaaaacctttaaaataaaTAGCAACAGGTGGCATAAAAAACtgatttaatgtaatttttgttATAAAATCACCTCAATGGGGCCATGATCTATCTTGATCGTTCTCCCGTTGTAGACCAAAAAAACACTCTAAATTATTTTTGCGCGCAACAAAAAATTTACGGTGAGTTAATAAGTGTTACCACTTCCattttataagaaaaaaaaatgggagtcaccaCGCGTTTTTGAAAGCCATCTTGATCTTCATGAACTACAATTTGGTTGCTCAAGAGCGTTTCCTGACCCCACCGTAGTAAGTTAAGTGATAGTGCTCACTTTACGAGGTATTGTGGGATATCTAAAATGGCGGCATGTGTGTGAAGGAGACATgagatcgccgcgagtcaccaacctttcttctctttacgaggggaaatgacaacaaacgacatcgcaaaaattcaATTTGAAACACTATCCACGCGGAATAATTAGACTGTTTCaaattggccaatgagagtgcagaatttAATACCATCGtaatcaagctataacggccgtagccacacagCTAGCGAAACGGATGGGAAGATTATAGGAAgtcgaacattatttggaaataatccgccaaaaatcgttgtgtggtcccggagtggagttgatgtgataggaaatttatctgggctTAAGGCTGTgatgtttttatggcgattcggaAAGTTGGTTcgtgatgcgagagcaatttgtgggacgagttcgccgcgagtcaccagcctttcttctgtttatgaggggaaatgacaaccaACTACATcacaaaaattcgaaagccacaaacccgtctaaaacggacacaaatttgccctccgattgcacagaaaagacgaggacaaccgtatgtagaggtaagcgaacttcatttctacatttacagcttattttagcatttataagctcgaagtatgttttcccatacaaagtctataaatcgtataccgagcttgggctgcctgtgagcAACTGCGCTTCCCTTGGTATCTgcgtaattaacaattattggatgaggttgagcatgttagcgataattatcaaggccaaagtttgtgttatctgccgaagccgaaggctgaggcggataacacaaactgagaccttgataattatcgctaacatgcgaaaaccgaattcaataattgttttattatgcatattcctgagctgagctccgccatgacaaaactgatcaaactgctggttagtgtgttaggtgacgtcacttctgcatgcataaaactattgtctgtaggtatgacgtcaattctacatatataaaatctattgtttgtaggtatgacatAAGAGAagcagagcaagcaagaattagctgcgtgcttatagccagtCAAAATCGAGCTgatgacaccaatgtataataataaaagttaTTGATCGAGTACTGAAATGGTTATTAAATGTTAAGTTGTCTAAAGGCGTGTACTCTTAGTAATTCTCGAAGTACTACTGCTTCACGTTGCACTCATGGGTCTTCTGGCGAAGTGGAATCCAGCCAACACGTGAGAAGGGCgtgagttaattttttttgttgacgTGCCCTGGCGTTTCTTCCCGTCTACTAATTGTCCTTCAGCGTGTTTTGAAATACACGAAAATTCGCATTTTTGAGACTGTTGATCACGGTTTGTTGCCTTTGGAGTCCACCCCTTCAACCCGTCGAGTATCATCAGGAGAAGCATCGATAAGAATCGAAGAGTTTACGTTTGATGAAACCACTTGTTGAAAAAGTAACAAATGAAAGAGCAAAACCAACAGGGATTTCTTATGTGCCAAATTGTCACAATGTTGTGACAGTTTACCCTCAAATATCATAAATATGACCTCAATAAGTAACTTTAAAGTCGCCGTAAATAATTATATCTCTGCTTAACTCTTAGTTCTaccaattattatttatttcatcattattatcacaattatttattaccttagcTGCACATATTTATATACTCATTTTATCTTTGCACTTTGCACTGGAATTTGCTAGATGTCCTTATAGAATTTTGCAAATTAattatgtagatgtagatgtgaATTAGCTCAGCTTATGTTCATGTCCTCTCCAAGTTTTTTCTCTTGCGTTTTTCTAGCTGGCAAATTATCACGTCATCTTATTTACTCTGATTGTTTCActtgtttaaaaaagaaattgaatacACTGAACTACACTTCATCTAAGAGCATAATTATGAAATACTTCAATGAATTCTAAATTAGAGTGTCAACTCACTTTTGCCTGGTACTgtattatttaaattttagaCTTGTTCTTCTTTTGTTGTGTGCACGCAGTAAGTCCAGTTGCCATGGACCACAAAGTGGATCacagtttacatgtacatggaataatatttttattctaTGGTCAGAGTCTATTCTTCTACACTGCAGTGTATCAATATCAAAATTTGCTATAAAATATTACTTCATGTATACAAACGTATTCAAATGTGTGTACGTGGCCTTTCATTTTTTCACTAGGTAGTCTGACAACATTCTTAAAACCTTCTTGGAAGTAATCACTTGACACTGTTTGTTGAGTCCTTGTTTTGTATTAAGTACAGTCCTAAGACCATCATATCCACCTCTGGCATGGATGAGTTGTAGCTGCTGCAGATTTAAACCTGAACAAGCAATTCTCTGTGCCACTGATTTTGAAAGCACCTTATCGGTAACCAGAGCTCTCAAAGAGGGAAAATTAGCTGTCTTCCTTGCATGATGTTGTAAGAACTTACACACAAACTCTGCATCAAAGCTATTTCATAAAAGAATGGAATTTTGAGGTTTGAGGTGAAGGAGGAGATCCTAAAGGGATTTCACATCCTCAAGCCCATTATGGGCATCATAAGACTTGGTCAAACAATCTCTCACCAATTCTTCTTGCTTATATGACTTTCTACCTGGTAATAATTGCTTAAAGACAGGTAATGTGTCAATGAATCCTATTACCACAGTTTTGAATTCAGTCAACAAATTAGCAACCAATAATGCTTTAACGAAAATTCTTGAGTCAAACAACTTCCCATTGTGGGCTGCTAAGACAACTTTACACTTAAGTGATTGGGGGAAATTTACAAATTCCCTAAGGCACTCTGGTAGGGTCAGTGATTTTACAGGCTTCAATTTATACAAAAGTTGCCCAGCTACAACAGTTAATTTGTTGGCCAGTGAAGCTTGATGAGATATTCCATGGTTTGGCACTGCATATTTGTCAAAGGTTGCTTGACCTGAAAACTGCACAGCGGACAATTGACAAATTTCTGCATTGTTCAGACCTGTAAGAAAGTGATGcatattaatatttaattaGATATGTTGTGTGATGTCAGACATGTCTGAAAGTAATAACTCGGAGGCCACATTACTTTAAAAGAAAGTAATGTACCCAAATCCCCATGTGAAACATGTGTTAATGGAAAGGTATATATAAAGGTGTCAGACATGCATTCTATTTTGCTAAGAAAAATGAAGGCCAGGTTACCTAATGATGATGTTTCAAGGTCAAACACAACGAGCATTGATTTCTGTTGAGGTCAGCGGGGAAGGTTTTGGAGAGTAAAACGGAGTTGGAATTGATGTCAGATCTGCTTGATCAGCACTGAATTGTACACCACTTTGGTATGTTGTCCCTTCAAGTACTGCTGCTTGGTCAGTTGCTACATTTCTAGCCTTCTTCCTAACTATTCTATTTAGTTTATAAGCTCTACTGGTCTCTCTCCCTTTTCTCTTCCTATATTCCCTGTCTTGGTTTGTGTTAAACTTCTTTGTGATCTTTCCAGGGGACAGATTGTTAGACTCATTGATCTAAAGAAAGTAAAAAATGTTAATCTACTTTAAGTACATGCCAATCTGGgtccagttgttcgaaagctgattaacttaatccaagatTAGGGTAAAcattggtttcattttttcaacttttggatGAAAGtgtcttttgcttatttttgtttttcaagattgactgcctcttatgtaaaattttgctaagtaaactccttggttaattttggattttggattAGCGTTAagcagcttttgaacaaccaggccctggatTGTAAAATTGCACTTGGTCTAACATATTGAGTTACTGTTACTACTCAGTAAAATAATAGGATTGTGTACTTAGATTCCTTTAGAATATATGGGGAAGTCTAAACTGTTAATAATGTTGAAGAGAGATTTATTTTCACTTCACCTTTTTACAACTTTAAGGTAGATTAATGCATTCTCCTTTCTTAGTTTCCTGTCTTGTTCAATTTACACTCGAGGAAGGTAAGTTGACACAGTATTGCTAATGTAGGATATATTCATACGTTTCCCTAGTTTCTTTACTTACTGAGATGAAATTGCATTGCATACCTTACATACTATTGATTTCCCACCATTTTTGGTTGCCACTGCAAATGCAACTCTACCTTCTAAGCTGGCAGAACCAGAAAAATGAAGACGTTTTGGTGCATGAACAGGCTCTGAGTAGTTAAATGATTCATTGTTTTGGATGGACCCTAATGGTGCTAACTTGTCTGAATAACTTGAGAAGAGATCAAAAACCTGGAGAGAAAGGAAAGGGAACAAAGTAGAATGACAGACTTGTTTTGTGAACACCTTAATATGAATGGACTTAGAACACAGAGCAAAAGTATACCTCAAGTCGCAATGATTTATGCTGATAAATTGCCATAGAGGGATGAAACCTCCCACTACAATATACACCCTTTGCATCAGTATTAGATGCTTGTTTTAGGTGCTCAGTCCAGTATTCACTTTACCGGTATCAGATCTGCCTTTAGGTCATCTCCCTCAAGGTCCTTGCCATGTGCTAGTGACTGGTGCTGGTAAGCTTGGGGATTCTTATGGTACTGGCACCATGTGCCACATGAACTGTGATCCCCAAAGGCATGGTTGGGAATTACCTTGCATCCCTTGCAGATGCCCTCTGAGTTTCCTTTGTTCCGTGTAAGGACGTAACCAAAGCACTTGACAAGATAGTCTATTACAGTTTTGCTCATTGACTTGTGTATAGAGGACAGTCTTAAAAGATGACAATAAAGTGCCTTCTTAGCATGTCCAACATCAGACCACACACCATTTTCCTTGCTCACATTCTCATGGATGTGGAAAATGGTTGTTGTGTCTCCATCCATGATAATATTGTTAACATTGTATTCAATGGGTTTGTTTCCTCCTTTGCTGTCTATTTCCACTTCCCCTGCCAATCTCTTTGTAAGCTCCACCCCCATAGAAGGTTCCATCGACTTAGCAGAACCTATAATATGTATAAAGATCACAGTGACTTTACAGAGTATTTTTGATAGATTGGGAAAGCCGATGATAATCTTACAATGTTTTTCCAATAAATTTCTTGAATCGGTTTTATCCCGAATCATTCAAGAGGCAACCCCCCTTCATCAAGATAGACAAATTAATGCACTACAAACTCTTACAGACCTGTCCAGTTTTGTGAGCACTTGTGTTTGCGTGGACTCTGCAACTCTTACACCGTACAGCATAATCAAGGACTTGGCCAGTTTTTGATCCAATCAATGTCGAACGCCCTGACAAGATGCAATTTTTTTACACACTTAAGGCAATTGTATTTAACAGCACAAATTGACCAAGCTACTCTAGAAATTTACAATGGGACCCACCAGTCCTGATGGTACACCTTTGAAGCTACTACTAGATAATTTTGAACCCGGTGGCTTTGATTTACTGAATCACTGAAAAACTGAGACTACCTGACCCCTTGGGCTGCTTGGGTAGGAGATTAAAGTTGGCTTGGTGACTAAAAGAATATTTGCTTGTTTGAATGTTTAAATCACGAACATACAGTTCCATACGCTTTCCACATtattacaaagaaaaataaatacccAAACAAATAATGACATATACCGGTACCTGACAAACTATTGTATGCTCTGCCAGATCCACGCTTTTGCCAGCCCGCATCAAAGCTGGCatttagttttgttttatttctgtaTAAAACATAATGGAGATTATAATAACCTGAAGATTATTTTGAAACTACAGAAACGAAAAACTTGGAAAAAATCAGTCATTTGAGGTTGACAGCCAAGACAATTTCCTAAGCATTTGAGTATTTCCTCTTTCGGTGTGTTTTAGTGGATAGTTCTAGCACATCACGCATTGATCACTCTTGTCTATCAATTCACCGCATAATTTTATCAAATTAAATATAATCttaaacaaattgaaaacacaAATGTATTCTACTCACCCTGAAGACTCGGTAGATTCCGTTTCCATAACAGCCTCAACCTCCTTTCTGACAGCATCTCTGCAAGTTTTACTTGTTAAACGCAAAATTCCATCTCTTGCTTCGCCCTCGCGTGATTTATAagtttgtttcgacagccacgGGATGTTTAGTGCGGTCAAAAACCTATTCAACCCAGATGCCCCGATGCCAGCGATAACCGATCCTTTTTCAAAgcaagaagaacaagaaaagaTTGTTAGTGACTGTTTTTCTGGAGAGCACCACCGCCaacaatgtttgtttttattactgggttgccaaacccagtcggaatctgtccttaatttcgtcatttttttatttttcgttttccttttttttttatttgtttccgtgtcggtaaaagtcttgcctgtcactcccctgctaagtggtgtctttgtgcatagagccttctacgcgtattttcttaggatcgagagggtagtgggaaatgcgtagatttctctggtggacacagtcgaacgattaacttaaccggtaatggcgtcgaaagtcatgtaacgcgaatggcgttttagtggatctttgaaaaaaatgtacccttatgaagctcaataatggcaagcgaattggatactgaacaagacaggcggtcgaatgttagaagcgacgagtaatggacttcgacaacaatctgtcgcccgtcgagccgtaatcaaagtgagctgtcttcctaaaattttgccaagtgtggtgttttgtacaacactcaaaccaaatgaacagttctctggtaactcagtatgggttcaacaaagaaagagaaggaatccatatagtggatctgttatctcagttgtctcgctatttgtcagatttgtatttacctgttctcaacactgcacagtcttccggtataactattggaaatttcactaataagtcattgacgtgaatggcgttttagtagatctttaaacaaaatataccctcatggagctcaaaaatggatcgtcaattggatgagcaagacagcgctgaaaaataaatgtctggattttaagagacgagtaatggttttcgacaacaatttcatttttcaactttgaatatcaagtgagctttgtttctaatattttactaacttggtattatataaaacacggaaatcaaatagcaatttttttatggatttaaccatagttactaactatgatttaacaaataaacattgaaggaatcgaacgcctacaagaatgcatcacagtgtttactcaagtcgcatcttagttgtctgacaatttacatttaccggtattttgtactcaactctgcaaaggcgtaaaatatttggaaatgtgacagtgaagaattatttgaatgaaagttgttgtcgcttttgtgcttcattatttacgctCACCggttccgagtcgaaaagggttttgatgtgaactgtgaaaaatgtatttacaccgtaattgcatctcttgtttgcacgcacgcaattgaaataggaaggtatttttgcctctaatagtaaatatgttgtttgtttcgattaatttttcgctggaaaaggattttgccgagatatttccagcctttgtgaactttaatatcatgttgtgtaattttcgagcttaacaaatttgcatacgtgtgttaaaatgtgatacgggagcatttttgcggtatagtgtaacgaaaataaacaggtctgttggaagcttgcttgagtttcaacaaaatgacccccaaaatcggcaaaaaaatctgacactgatgaataataaagtagctgctacccccaaaacgatggaattacccggcgataaataacctcgtcttggagagtaaagttttgactgtcaaccagaagaattgggcgattgtgatctttgtgttaaattcgcacatttcttgtcaaactttataacacttgaaagaaaaagaaaacttacaaaaacaaaaacccgttatctgtgtcaaatgatgatttgacactgtttcgcgagtaaacttcatcacggcgccctctgaatccgatgtaactttcgattttgcacttttacttgtgcagccaaaagtacaatagcaaaaatctcccagaatgtttgtcggtgatcgtaactttttatattcggggttaaaaattaatgttgttttcgtgtcataaatgttgttgctgatggcaaaatattttattctcgatcgactgtccagaaaacttccttctgctcttcccaaaaactttgtaccactatttatttacttttgcatcaatatttgtttcgcatgaagcaagctaacaaaatcagttccttgcttggtccgcagttgttagcgttaaaatagaattttcggtccaatgcttctgttttgaagggtatattgtttttggtctcccatccagatactaaccccgccgaacggACTTTAACTTCAGCGAACTATtgtagctgtcagatgctcagagggcacgcttaaacttgtggtgaaaagaagttgtgagggaacttgaaaattatcaacacgtcagcccagaagccaatgtttctcgcttctcttttatttgttattcttcagagactggaatgctgtagttcaataccacacaattcagtgccttctgattttctgtaacacgtaccacaggcaacccagtgtatgcttcacggaagcatctcgtaattaaatttaaatgacTTCTGGTGTGTGAAAAGGTCACGGAACGAAATGCTAGTATACACAACATGAACATCACATAAACAGATAACACAAACCTGTTGCTGCCTTCgtatttatatcccatatgggGCGTCCCACGTCCTTTTGGTGTGGACTTCTGTGTGTTTTTCCAGTCTTTATCCCATTGAGTTGGTGACACTCTTCGCATCGTACGTAAAGAATAGAACCTAGACCCCGTATTGTTTCTTCCTCAGTATTAAACAGATTTAGTACCGTTTTGCACTCCAAACAACCCTGTTTCAATTGATCAGCTAAAACGCCTAATTCTACAATCCTTCCTTCTCTCCAAGTACATTTACTTATTTTACTTGGTACACACGAGTCAGTTTCGCCTATACATTTTGGTTTTGTTTCGCGATGTGGCGAAGAAACTCGTCTTCGCTTATCTTTACGTGAACTTGAGGACACAAATCTGCCATTCCGTTTTCTCTTACTGTCTTCCGCCGAAGGGTGCatgctgttaatttttttcaaaatttccgacgagtgTTAACAACATTGAGAAGAGAAAtgtcatacatttctttttatctgtAAGTATCTCTTACAGAAAGAAACataacaatatttttaatattaatgTAAGATATCTGCAGTTTGAAACAGAAAAACttaatttaattgaaaatcAACAATTTTCTTGAAATCCGTGATATCCAGCCAAAATACAGTTTTTCTTGACTGGCCGTGAACCTCCAGTTTGCGGACCAGGCAGTCGACAGGCAAATCTTTTTCTAcaacatttcccaaatttcaactttgtttccttttttgagttgagtgttgtatttcgtcagcaagatttcggcattcgattgtgttccacaaagtgatcttttagtcgctttttggcttctttctttttaactaacgatgtttttgaggacgttttgtttttcaaaggcgttccttttcttggttctggagcggtcccctcttgaaaagcgagaacagattgttcctcttttttgtgttccttttgatgaaatcggaacgtgctttcatactacttgggaacaaaatggtccttcattgctaaaaggggaaccaattgttccgagttccgaatcccgagcggaacaaattggtccttaatggatgatttgggaactattgttcctaaaaatatgTTCCTTTtaataacatgggaacgtgttttgataaagatacggaacaaaatggtcctttaatGTTAAAGAGGGAACCAGttgttccgaattcctaatcccaagcggaacaaattggaccttaatgggtgatc contains these protein-coding regions:
- the LOC137981150 gene encoding uncharacterized protein; the protein is MEPSMGVELTKRLAGEVEIDSKGGNKPIEYNVNNIIMDGDTTTIFHIHENVSKENGVWSDVGHAKKALYCHLLRLSSIHKSMSKTVIDYLVKCFGYVLTRNKGNSEGICKGCKVIPNHAFGDHSSCGTWCQYHKNPQAYQHQSLAHGKDLEGDDLKADLIPVK